Proteins from a genomic interval of Clostridium cochlearium:
- a CDS encoding Ger(x)C family spore germination protein, producing the protein MKKRIISLILCISTLFSGCYSYKDINKVLFVTSFIVDIDDNNEPILYLETFKPYRSNISGSEKGERIVYRGTGKTIHEVIRNIGLSSSFKLDGTQSKAIIFTTKAAEYGIDNFIDFFDRHQESLIRQYIAIYEGDVEKLLETKIKSEEYIGLFLVDLMDNIKVSSRAVELSMNDYLNERTMESTACVMTLIRLDETQMESLITIDGGAIIKNDKMVGKLPKSESQSYNFLLDKVKGGTLEVPDPKGKDNFITLEILKSKTRNKIEKKDNVVELTKKIKVKATLTGVQGKINFTEEELNKIKTKAEYNIKKFSQEVFNKYKNQNIDIFDVADIYKRKYPKEDSKNILKNTILKVEVDVKIEGSSNKFDYQ; encoded by the coding sequence ATGAAGAAAAGAATAATTAGTCTTATACTTTGTATAAGTACTTTATTTAGTGGGTGCTATAGCTATAAGGATATAAATAAAGTTCTTTTTGTAACAAGTTTTATAGTAGATATAGATGATAATAATGAGCCTATATTGTATTTGGAAACATTTAAACCTTACAGAAGCAATATAAGTGGTTCTGAAAAAGGAGAAAGAATTGTATATAGAGGTACCGGCAAAACAATACATGAAGTAATAAGAAATATAGGATTATCTTCAAGTTTTAAATTAGATGGAACTCAATCTAAAGCAATAATTTTTACAACTAAAGCTGCAGAATATGGCATAGACAATTTTATAGATTTTTTTGATAGACATCAAGAAAGTTTAATTCGTCAGTACATAGCTATATACGAAGGAGATGTTGAGAAATTATTAGAAACAAAAATAAAATCAGAAGAATATATAGGATTATTTTTAGTGGATCTAATGGATAATATAAAAGTATCATCAAGAGCTGTAGAGTTAAGTATGAATGATTATTTAAATGAAAGAACAATGGAAAGTACAGCTTGTGTTATGACATTAATTAGATTAGATGAAACTCAAATGGAGAGTTTAATAACTATAGATGGAGGAGCAATTATAAAAAATGACAAGATGGTTGGCAAATTACCTAAATCTGAAAGCCAATCATATAATTTTTTATTAGATAAAGTAAAGGGGGGAACATTAGAAGTTCCAGATCCTAAAGGAAAAGATAACTTTATAACACTAGAGATATTAAAAAGTAAAACTAGAAACAAAATAGAAAAAAAGGATAATGTAGTGGAACTAACAAAAAAAATAAAAGTTAAAGCCACATTAACGGGGGTTCAAGGTAAAATAAACTTTACTGAGGAGGAATTAAATAAAATAAAGACTAAAGCTGAATACAATATAAAAAAATTTTCGCAGGAGGTCTTCAATAAATATAAGAATCAAAATATAGACATTTTTGATGTGGCAGATATTTACAAGAGAAAGTATCCTAAAGAAGATAGTAAAAATATATTAAAAAATACAATTTTAAAAGTAGAAGTAGATGTGAAAATTGAAGGGTCTAGTAATAAATTTGATTACCAATAA
- the trpS gene encoding tryptophan--tRNA ligase: MEDSKKTIFSGIQPSGELTIGNYFGALKNWVKLQDEYNCFYCVVDLHAITVRQIPKELRRRTLEVLAVYIATGLDPKKNTMFIQSHVPAHAEAAWLLNCFTYLGELNRMTQFKDKSQNAGESINAGLLNYPVLMAADILLYNADLVPVGNDQKQHLEITRDIATRFNNLYSPTFKIPEPYIGKTGARIMDLQDPKKKMSKSAENPNGYILIMDEPNVIKNKVNRAVTDNEGIVRYSDEQPGVKNLINILSTATGKSIEDIEKEYDGLGYAKFKKDVAEAIIAEVEPVQKEVKRYLEDKSYLEEIYKKGAQKATYAANKTLSKMKRKIGFVLNK, translated from the coding sequence ATGGAAGACAGCAAAAAAACTATATTTAGCGGTATTCAACCTTCTGGAGAATTAACTATAGGAAATTATTTTGGAGCTTTAAAAAATTGGGTTAAACTACAAGATGAGTATAATTGTTTTTATTGTGTAGTAGATTTGCATGCTATAACAGTAAGACAAATTCCAAAAGAATTAAGAAGAAGAACCTTAGAAGTACTTGCTGTATACATAGCAACAGGATTAGATCCAAAGAAAAACACTATGTTTATACAATCACATGTACCTGCACACGCAGAAGCTGCATGGCTTTTAAATTGCTTTACATATTTAGGGGAATTAAATAGAATGACCCAATTTAAAGATAAGTCTCAAAATGCAGGTGAATCCATAAATGCAGGATTATTAAATTATCCAGTTTTGATGGCAGCAGATATACTATTATACAATGCAGATTTAGTTCCAGTGGGAAATGATCAAAAACAACATTTAGAGATTACAAGAGATATTGCAACAAGATTTAATAATTTATATAGTCCTACTTTTAAAATTCCAGAACCATACATAGGAAAGACTGGAGCTAGGATAATGGATTTACAAGATCCTAAAAAGAAAATGTCAAAATCAGCGGAAAACCCTAATGGATATATTTTAATTATGGATGAACCTAATGTAATTAAAAATAAAGTAAATAGAGCAGTAACAGACAATGAAGGAATAGTAAGATATAGTGATGAACAACCAGGAGTAAAAAATCTAATTAATATTTTAAGTACAGCTACAGGAAAAAGTATAGAAGATATTGAAAAAGAATATGATGGTTTAGGATATGCTAAATTCAAAAAGGATGTAGCTGAAGCTATAATAGCTGAAGTAGAACCAGTTCAAAAAGAAGTTAAAAGGTATTTAGAAGATAAATCTTATTTAGAAGAGATATATAAAAAAGGTGCTCAAAAGGCGACATACGCAGCTAATAAAACACTTTCAAAAATGAAAAGAAAAATAGGCTTTGTGTTAAATAAATAA
- a CDS encoding helix-turn-helix domain-containing protein, whose amino-acid sequence MDKRKLLTLIKKGEGTKIDFKEKINLDIESNKKELAKDVCAIANSKGGRGYLIIGVEDKTKNIVGINDTEDYLEEQIQQIVSSRCEPPIPIALDFVKFKNTKVAVISIYDSQQRPYQLRENGAFYIRRGSTTDTMRKEELVSLFQENLSLNLELCPVINSDIEAIDRDMVRKYFLMKGIKAEEKNIMNLMENTSIIFFDKERNKYVCTLGGLLVFSKFNYMYLPHNMIKITNEINKKLNTNIILQGDLLNILNKCENLLKDILPKYYPVSAIYEGIRNAILYRDYTLYYREIEIILSEKNITLISPGVVMNGKSINSKGFYRRNMWIYEKLITLDNGERFLNTGKGFYRIKSAFKGKGKVAFINSVRENNFKIIYPGIKTIR is encoded by the coding sequence ATGGATAAAAGAAAGCTTTTAACGTTAATAAAAAAAGGAGAAGGTACAAAAATAGATTTTAAGGAAAAAATAAATCTAGATATTGAAAGCAATAAAAAAGAATTAGCTAAAGATGTTTGTGCTATTGCTAATTCAAAGGGAGGAAGAGGATATCTTATAATTGGAGTAGAAGATAAAACAAAGAATATAGTTGGAATCAATGACACTGAAGATTACTTAGAAGAGCAAATACAGCAAATAGTTAGTTCTAGATGTGAACCACCTATTCCAATAGCGTTAGATTTTGTAAAATTTAAAAATACTAAGGTGGCTGTTATAAGCATATATGATAGTCAACAAAGGCCATATCAATTGAGGGAAAATGGAGCTTTTTATATACGAAGAGGTTCTACTACAGATACTATGAGAAAAGAAGAGTTAGTATCTTTATTTCAAGAAAATCTATCTTTAAATTTAGAGCTATGTCCTGTAATTAACAGTGATATAGAAGCAATAGATAGGGATATGGTAAGAAAATACTTTCTAATGAAGGGAATAAAAGCAGAAGAAAAAAATATTATGAATTTAATGGAAAACACCTCTATTATATTTTTTGATAAAGAAAGAAATAAGTATGTTTGTACTTTGGGCGGATTATTAGTATTTTCCAAATTTAATTATATGTATTTGCCTCATAATATGATAAAAATAACAAATGAAATAAATAAAAAACTCAATACTAATATAATTTTACAAGGAGATTTGTTAAATATTTTAAATAAGTGTGAAAACTTATTAAAGGATATTCTACCTAAATATTATCCAGTATCAGCAATATATGAAGGTATAAGAAATGCTATATTATATAGAGATTATACATTGTATTATAGAGAGATAGAAATCATCTTATCGGAAAAAAATATTACATTAATAAGTCCAGGAGTAGTAATGAATGGTAAATCAATAAATTCTAAGGGCTTTTATAGAAGGAATATGTGGATTTATGAAAAACTTATAACTTTAGACAATGGAGAAAGATTTTTAAATACAGGAAAAGGATTTTATAGAATAAAAAGTGCCTTCAAAGGAAAAGGCAAGGTTGCTTTTATAAATTCTGTGAGAGAAAATAATTTTAAAATAATTTATCCAGGTATAAAAACTATTAGATAA
- a CDS encoding spore germination protein: MLSYIKFIKEKLDKNFDVKYREIETIQGKVYVVFIDNLSDSTIISKYIIAPIIKNKDSILSVEYIKNNIVEAHDIEYVKNIEDALIHILSGDVIILFEHYKDILFVDAKSYAKRSIDVPASEKVIKGPREGFNEVLVDNISLIRRKVKNTNLKVENLTMGEKSNTSVAMIYIEGVAPNTLVRRVKEKLNSIKIDFVLDTSYIEESFSNKKTLFNTIGYTEKPDVVAANIMEGRVGVLVDGTPFVLTMPYFFIESFQMPDDYYVNKIYSNVTRMLRYIAFMVALLLPGLYIAITTYHFSLIPSVFVFRLSVSRAGVPFPAIIELYLLIFFFQILKEAGIRLPEPIGQAISIVGALILGDAAVGAGLASQIGMIVVGISAISSFLIPKLNNVISVWSIVIVFLSSVVGLPGFYIGLLSFVAHLGSLDSVGYPYLYPLGTIKDFKFRDIFFRSNLKNISKNTIEDDIYEEKNN; this comes from the coding sequence ATGTTGAGTTATATAAAATTTATAAAAGAAAAGTTAGATAAAAATTTTGATGTTAAATATAGAGAAATAGAGACTATACAAGGGAAGGTTTATGTAGTATTTATAGATAATTTAAGTGACAGTACTATTATAAGCAAATATATAATAGCACCTATAATTAAAAATAAGGATTCAATTTTATCAGTTGAATATATAAAAAATAATATAGTAGAAGCTCACGATATTGAATATGTTAAGAATATAGAAGATGCTTTAATTCACATATTATCTGGAGATGTAATTATTTTATTTGAGCATTATAAAGATATATTATTTGTAGATGCTAAGAGCTATGCTAAAAGATCAATTGATGTACCAGCCTCTGAAAAAGTTATAAAAGGTCCAAGAGAAGGTTTTAATGAGGTGTTAGTAGATAATATATCCTTAATAAGAAGAAAGGTTAAAAATACAAATTTAAAAGTAGAAAATCTAACTATGGGGGAAAAATCAAATACTAGTGTTGCTATGATTTATATTGAAGGAGTGGCTCCAAATACTTTAGTAAGAAGAGTAAAGGAAAAATTAAATTCCATTAAAATAGATTTTGTTTTAGATACTTCTTATATAGAAGAAAGTTTTAGCAATAAAAAAACATTATTTAATACTATAGGATATACAGAAAAACCAGATGTAGTAGCTGCTAATATAATGGAAGGTCGTGTAGGAGTATTGGTAGATGGAACTCCTTTTGTTTTAACTATGCCGTATTTTTTTATAGAAAGTTTTCAAATGCCAGATGATTACTATGTAAATAAAATATATTCTAATGTTACTAGAATGCTAAGGTATATAGCATTTATGGTAGCATTGTTATTGCCTGGTTTATATATAGCTATAACTACTTATCATTTTTCTTTAATACCATCAGTTTTTGTATTTAGGTTATCTGTGTCAAGAGCAGGAGTACCTTTTCCAGCTATAATTGAATTATATTTACTAATATTCTTTTTTCAAATATTAAAAGAAGCAGGGATAAGGTTGCCAGAGCCTATAGGTCAGGCTATTAGCATAGTAGGAGCTTTAATATTAGGAGATGCAGCTGTAGGGGCAGGTTTAGCTTCACAAATAGGAATGATAGTGGTTGGCATATCAGCTATATCGTCTTTTTTAATTCCTAAGTTAAATAATGTAATATCTGTTTGGAGTATAGTTATAGTTTTTTTATCTTCAGTAGTTGGTTTACCTGGATTTTATATAGGATTATTATCCTTTGTAGCTCATTTAGGAAGTTTAGATTCCGTAGGATATCCATATTTATATCCACTGGGAACAATAAAGGATTTTAAATTTAGAGACATATTTTTTAGAAGTAATTTGAAAAATATATCTAAAAATACTATTGAGGATGATATATATGAAGAAAAGAATAATTAG
- a CDS encoding peptide chain release factor 3 has protein sequence MKGLEKEIEKRRTFAIISHPDAGKTTLTEKLLLYGGAIRLAGSVKARKASKHAVSDWMEIEKQRGISVTSSVMEFNYNGYSINILDTPGHQDFSEDTYRTLMAADSAVMVIDGARGVEEQTKKLFHVCSLRGIPVFTFINKMDRETRDPFSLIDEIESVLGIKSYPMNWPIGSGNNFKGVYSRKNKLIGLFNGGNHGQTTVESVEGTVDDEVFSDLLGEELHNKLIEDIELLDIAGDDFDIKEVRKGQLTPVFFGSALTNFGVEPFLKEFLNLTTSPLPRMSDKGEIDPFSKDFSAFVFKIQANMNPAHRDRIAFMRICSGKFKKGMEVYHTQGGNKVKLSQPQQFLAQDREIVEEAYAGDIIGVFDPGIFRIGDTLCSGDDKFKFESIPIFAPEHFARVRTVDTMKRKQFVKGITQIAQEGAIQVFKEINIGIEEIIVGVVGVLQFEVLEYRMKNEYNVDLKMERLPFRYIRWIEKYDGNPDDLIITSDTKIVKDHKDRSLLLFQSDWSISWALQHNNGLVLSDIGKE, from the coding sequence GTGAAAGGTCTTGAAAAAGAAATAGAAAAAAGAAGAACATTTGCAATAATATCTCACCCCGATGCGGGTAAAACCACACTCACTGAAAAACTTTTATTATATGGAGGCGCCATAAGATTAGCAGGCTCTGTTAAAGCAAGAAAAGCATCTAAGCATGCAGTATCAGACTGGATGGAAATAGAAAAACAAAGAGGTATTTCTGTTACATCATCAGTTATGGAGTTTAATTATAATGGATACAGTATAAATATATTAGATACTCCTGGTCACCAAGATTTTAGTGAGGATACCTATAGAACTTTAATGGCAGCAGACAGTGCAGTAATGGTTATAGATGGAGCTAGAGGAGTGGAAGAACAAACTAAAAAATTATTCCACGTATGTAGTTTAAGAGGAATACCTGTGTTTACATTTATAAACAAAATGGATAGAGAAACTAGAGATCCGTTTAGTTTAATAGATGAAATAGAATCAGTTCTTGGAATAAAATCATATCCTATGAATTGGCCTATAGGATCTGGAAATAATTTTAAAGGTGTATATAGCAGAAAAAATAAATTAATAGGACTTTTTAATGGAGGAAACCATGGTCAGACAACAGTTGAATCTGTAGAAGGAACTGTAGATGATGAAGTTTTTAGTGATTTATTGGGAGAAGAACTTCACAATAAATTAATAGAGGACATAGAACTTTTAGATATTGCTGGAGATGACTTTGATATAAAAGAAGTTAGAAAAGGTCAATTAACTCCAGTGTTTTTTGGAAGTGCATTAACTAATTTTGGAGTAGAACCTTTTTTAAAAGAATTTTTAAATTTAACTACATCACCTTTACCAAGAATGTCTGATAAGGGTGAAATTGATCCATTTAGTAAAGATTTTTCAGCTTTTGTATTTAAAATACAAGCGAATATGAATCCAGCTCATAGGGATAGAATTGCCTTTATGAGAATTTGTTCTGGTAAATTTAAGAAAGGTATGGAAGTATACCATACTCAAGGTGGAAATAAAGTAAAGCTATCTCAACCACAACAATTTTTAGCACAAGATAGAGAAATAGTAGAAGAGGCTTATGCAGGGGATATTATTGGAGTATTTGATCCAGGTATATTTAGAATAGGAGATACTCTTTGTAGCGGAGATGATAAATTTAAGTTCGAAAGCATACCTATATTTGCTCCAGAACATTTTGCAAGAGTTAGAACTGTAGATACCATGAAAAGAAAACAGTTTGTAAAAGGAATAACTCAAATAGCTCAAGAAGGAGCTATACAGGTATTTAAAGAAATAAACATTGGAATAGAAGAAATTATAGTAGGAGTAGTAGGAGTATTACAATTCGAAGTGTTAGAATACAGAATGAAAAATGAATACAATGTAGATTTAAAAATGGAAAGATTACCATTTAGATATATAAGGTGGATTGAAAAATATGATGGAAACCCAGATGATCTAATTATTACTAGTGATACTAAAATAGTTAAAGACCATAAAGATAGAAGTCTTTTACTATTTCAAAGTGATTGGTCAATTAGTTGGGCATTACAACATAATAATGGGTTAGTTTTATCTGATATAGGAAAAGAATAA
- a CDS encoding zinc-ribbon domain-containing protein, giving the protein MADKTIVCKDCGKEFIFSEGEQEFYKEKGFENDPVRCPECRKARKAARNNFRDR; this is encoded by the coding sequence ATGGCAGATAAAACAATTGTATGTAAAGACTGTGGTAAAGAATTCATATTCAGTGAAGGAGAACAAGAATTCTACAAAGAAAAAGGATTTGAAAATGATCCTGTAAGATGTCCTGAATGTAGAAAAGCTAGAAAAGCTGCTAGAAATAATTTCAGAGATAGATAG
- a CDS encoding desulfoferrodoxin — protein sequence MTDLLQVYKCEVCGNIVEVVHKGAGQLVCCNQPMKLMNENTVDAAVEKHVPVIEKIDGGVRVKIGEVEHPMLEEHYIEWIEVLTENKVYRKHLKPGEKPVAEFKLDEEVVAAREYCNLHGLWKK from the coding sequence ATGACTGATCTATTACAAGTTTATAAATGTGAAGTGTGTGGGAACATTGTTGAAGTGGTTCATAAAGGAGCAGGACAATTAGTTTGTTGTAATCAACCAATGAAGCTAATGAATGAAAATACAGTTGATGCAGCTGTAGAAAAACACGTTCCTGTTATAGAAAAAATAGATGGAGGAGTACGTGTTAAAATAGGTGAAGTAGAACATCCAATGTTGGAAGAACATTATATTGAATGGATAGAAGTTTTAACAGAAAATAAAGTATATAGAAAACACTTAAAACCAGGTGAAAAGCCAGTGGCAGAATTTAAATTAGATGAAGAAGTAGTGGCAGCAAGAGAATATTGTAATTTACATGGATTATGGAAAAAATAA
- a CDS encoding endospore germination permease codes for MDNINAKHLFFIISAITIVSLKTYPTIFIRDAGRDSWWVVIAASLIIIFSLIFMLKSSLKTNTFDFYDIYRNSFGKILGTILYFFFIFSLFLTLIECAGIESSSMHTNILMDTPTWYIALFIVFTAIYPVKKGHTSVLAVTIIGIVLMIIAGINLAVLTSTYKNYKYLFPILENGLNKNIFLALLKVLGLYAHVVIFFPYLKFVHNKDKIFKVSIWSMIFIIQMEIISIIGVLSTFEVKHAKNLVYPKLLQTQLISYWRFLESGEFFVMLQTVGGWYVKYILVLNILNKSFEKIFSKNKYLIYIISILAYTLTSFLTNKLLRFFAFLNFYSIISFINFFLIPFIAFIILHFKNNKSISI; via the coding sequence ATGGATAACATTAATGCTAAACATTTGTTTTTTATAATATCTGCTATTACAATAGTTTCTTTAAAAACCTATCCTACAATATTTATAAGGGATGCTGGAAGAGATAGCTGGTGGGTTGTAATTGCGGCCTCATTAATAATTATTTTTTCTTTAATTTTTATGTTAAAATCAAGTTTAAAAACTAATACCTTTGATTTTTATGATATATATAGAAATTCTTTTGGTAAAATTCTAGGTACTATTCTTTATTTTTTCTTTATTTTTTCTTTATTTTTGACTTTAATAGAATGTGCTGGAATAGAAAGTAGTTCTATGCATACTAACATACTAATGGACACGCCAACTTGGTATATTGCACTATTTATAGTATTTACAGCTATTTATCCAGTAAAAAAAGGTCATACTTCAGTACTAGCTGTTACCATCATTGGCATAGTTTTAATGATTATAGCTGGAATTAATTTAGCTGTACTGACTTCAACTTATAAAAATTATAAATATTTATTCCCTATATTAGAAAATGGATTAAATAAAAATATTTTTTTAGCTCTCTTAAAAGTTTTAGGATTATATGCCCATGTAGTTATTTTCTTCCCTTACTTAAAATTTGTACATAATAAAGATAAAATATTTAAAGTAAGTATTTGGTCTATGATTTTTATTATTCAAATGGAGATAATCTCTATAATTGGTGTATTATCTACCTTCGAAGTAAAGCATGCTAAAAATTTAGTATATCCCAAATTATTACAAACTCAATTAATAAGTTACTGGCGATTTTTAGAAAGTGGTGAGTTTTTTGTAATGCTTCAAACTGTAGGCGGTTGGTATGTGAAATATATTTTAGTATTAAATATATTAAATAAAAGTTTTGAAAAAATATTCTCTAAAAATAAGTATTTAATTTATATAATAAGCATATTAGCATATACTTTAACATCATTTTTAACAAATAAACTTTTAAGATTCTTTGCTTTTCTTAACTTTTATTCAATAATATCTTTTATAAATTTTTTCTTAATACCTTTTATAGCTTTTATAATTTTACATTTTAAAAATAATAAATCTATTTCAATATAA